A portion of the Mycobacterium paraseoulense genome contains these proteins:
- the aosR gene encoding oxidative stress transcriptional regulator AosR yields MRKWKRVETADGPRFRSALAAHEAALLKNLATAMVGLLDERESSSPADELEEITGMKTGNSDPPKDPTLRRLLPDFFRHDDDDPLAPDAADSLNAALRSLHEPEIIDAKRRAAQRLLETVPKDGGRFDLTEEDANAWVAAVNDLRLTLGVMLEVGPEGPERLPADHPLAVHFDVYQWLTVLQEYLVLVLTGPR; encoded by the coding sequence GTGCGCAAATGGAAGCGCGTCGAGACCGCGGACGGTCCCCGTTTTCGGTCCGCCCTGGCGGCTCACGAGGCCGCCCTGCTGAAGAATCTCGCGACGGCCATGGTCGGGTTGCTCGACGAACGTGAATCATCCTCGCCCGCAGACGAACTCGAGGAGATCACCGGCATGAAGACCGGAAACAGCGATCCGCCTAAGGATCCCACCCTGCGCCGGCTGCTGCCCGATTTCTTCCGTCACGACGACGATGACCCGCTGGCCCCCGACGCCGCCGACAGCCTCAACGCCGCGTTGCGAAGCCTGCACGAGCCCGAGATCATCGACGCCAAACGCCGTGCCGCACAAAGGTTATTGGAAACCGTTCCGAAAGACGGCGGCCGGTTCGACCTCACCGAGGAGGACGCGAACGCCTGGGTCGCGGCGGTCAACGACCTTCGGCTGACGCTGGGGGTGATGCTCGAGGTGGGCCCGGAGGGGCCGGAGCGCCTGCCCGCCGACCACCCGCTGGCCGTGCACTTCGACGTGTACCAGTGGCTGACCGTCCTGCA
- the clpS gene encoding ATP-dependent Clp protease adapter ClpS: MVGMSAPAKPGTTGQRESAPVDATASPWVTIVWDDPVNLMTYVTYVFQKLFGYSEPHATKLMLQVHNEGKAVVSAGSRESMEVDVSKLHAAGLWATLQQDR; this comes from the coding sequence ATGGTTGGAATGTCAGCGCCCGCTAAGCCGGGTACTACAGGACAACGCGAGTCCGCTCCGGTTGACGCCACGGCGAGTCCGTGGGTCACGATCGTGTGGGATGACCCGGTCAACTTGATGACCTACGTGACGTATGTGTTCCAGAAGTTGTTCGGCTACAGCGAGCCGCACGCCACCAAACTGATGTTGCAGGTGCACAACGAAGGCAAGGCGGTGGTCTCGGCCGGCAGCCGGGAGTCCATGGAAGTCGACGTGTCCAAGCTGCATGCCGCCGGGTTGTGGGCGACCCTGCAGCAGGACCGTTGA